Sequence from the Corallococcus sp. EGB genome:
TGGGCGTGCTCGGGGAAGCTGGCCACGCCGATGCAGGTGGTGAGCTTGAGCGCCAGCCCCTCGCGGCCCAGGAACTGATGGGTCTCCATGGTGCGGCGGATGCGCTCGGCGACCTTGAGGGCCCCGCCGGAGTCCGTGCCGCGCAGCAGCACCACGTACTCGTCGCCGCCGAAGCGCGCCACCACGTCCGGGTCGCGCACGCAGCCCTTGAGCACGCGCGCGGCCTCCACCAGCACGCGCGAGCCCACCAGGTGGCCGTGCGTGTCGTTGATGGCCTTGAAGCGGTCCAGGTCCAGGAACAGCAGGGAGAAGGGGCGCTCGGTCTGCAGGGCCTCGTTCACCTCGCGATCCAGCACCAGGTGCAGGTAGCGCGTGTTGAACAGGCGGGTGAGGTCGTCGACGTACGCCAGGTCCTCCACGGCGGCGAAGCGGCCCATGTTGCGCAGGGCCAGGGCCCAGTTGCGCACGAGGAATCCCACCGTCTCCGCGTGGTGCTCCGCGGGCGCGCTGTCGTGGAAGAGCACCGCGTGGCCCAGCACCAGGTCGCCGTCCATGGCGGGGAAGGAGAGGGTGCGCGGCCACGGCACCTGCAGGCCGTCGAGCGAGAGGGACGTACGCGTGCCCGAGAGCCGCTCGATGAGCTGCGGCACGAGCGCCTCATGAAGGTCCACCGGCAGCCCGCGCATGCCATGCGAG
This genomic interval carries:
- a CDS encoding diguanylate cyclase, whose translation is MARLLLVDDEKIARNLYGDYLTAAGHLVTAVPGVADAKAALSAERFDAVVTDLILPGGDGMEVLRHVRERYPGVEVVVITGLDKVAPAVRAIKSGAAEYLVKPVAPEALEHALRRALTTRDLMRENASLRQHVALLEAGQRIATTLDRERLSTAAADALESMANASAVMLLERDPSGTGFRSHGMRGLPVDLHEALVPQLIERLSGTRTSLSLDGLQVPWPRTLSFPAMDGDLVLGHAVLFHDSAPAEHHAETVGFLVRNWALALRNMGRFAAVEDLAYVDDLTRLFNTRYLHLVLDREVNEALQTERPFSLLFLDLDRFKAINDTHGHLVGSRVLVEAARVLKGCVRDPDVVARFGGDEYVVLLRGTDSGGALKVAERIRRTMETHQFLGREGLALKLTTCIGVASFPEHAQDKDHLLDLSDRAMYRGKRGTRNVVYMAAQDLEATPAERRQNPPPQQGQGG